Within the Vigna angularis cultivar LongXiaoDou No.4 chromosome 10, ASM1680809v1, whole genome shotgun sequence genome, the region GGTAagtatgtaaatttttttaattatgattgatcttatcctttcttcatcttaaaaaaaataagaatgtgTTTAGAAATATAGAAAAAGACTTGAAAAGAAATTCGAAAAAAAAACTAGATATATGGTAATCTTATGAAATAAAATTCGattaataaaaagattatttataactttaacttttttattgttaaaagtCATGAATACTCccaaatcattattttataattaatccATGTAGATTTTAATAAATGACACACATCTTCTATACAAAATAATctattttgctttttatttttaaatattgttgactaaaactgaaaaaacttataaatattgaaaattaaaattttaaaatataaaaatttaaaagcaaaatagaactgaaaaattacaaaaaagaattttataaataaaaataaagcaaaaataaaaaaatttaaataacacgGGTTCGCGCGCGcgcgtatatatatatatatatatatatatatatatatatatatatatatatatatatatatatatatttatatttgtttagaaaatttagaaaatatattattttattaaaatcacaatgaaagtacaattttattttattttttcttgagtAATTTAATAAgacaaaataaattcaattgaaaTGTCTGAAATGGGAAAAATATCCCAACCCAACCAACTTTATTCTGCTTTGTTTTCCTGTGAAATTGAACAGCAACCTCTCGGAGAAACGTTATCGCCATTACCATCTCCGTCGCCGCCATGGAAGGAGGTGGAGGAACGTTATCGGAGATTCACCAATCCGCAAAAAAACTTCTGCTTAGGTCTCGTGACGGTCTTGAACGTCTCGAACGCCTCGAGTACTCTGCCACCGCCGGCACCGGCGCCGAAACGGAGCTTTCGTTCGCTGTGAAGAAGGACATCACTCAGATCCAATCCCTCTGCGTGGAGATTGAGCGCCTCTGGCGATCCGTCACAGCAAAACCTCAACGTGATCTCTGGAAAAGGTGAACGATTTCGATCCCGATCTCAGTTGAATCAATTGTTTTCATGAGGATATTTGTGTGTTTTTGAGGAAATTGCTTCGATAATTTGTGCATGTTGTTTCGCGCGGTGGTTGTTTGAGTTCGGAattgcatatttgattgtggaaGAATGCAGACAATTTCGTATCTTTTTCTGATGATATTGCTACTGTGCTTTTTGTCCATATTATTGGAGTTCAGAGTTGCGCCTCTTGAAAATTTGAAGAATGATGCCAATATTTTGTTTGGAATTAATCGGGAGAGTAATTAAAATTCAATGCGAAATGTTGTtatttgggatggaatgaaaaAGTGCTAGGGATTAGATGATTGGTGATTCGAAATGTAGAAAAGTGCTAGGGATTAGATGGTTGGTGATTCGAAATGTATGAGTGATGTTGTATTGGTTCTGTCTGTTTGATTTCTGTTTGTTATTGCAATTTGTTATGTATGTTAATGTAAATTCCCAAAATTGTTCTCAAAGCTAGACGTTGCAAACGTCGTTAATTGATAAAAAGATCCAAGTACTAAATGCTTATGTCACTCGAGAGAGGCCTACGGAACATTACGAAATAAAAAGCTCCTAGGCCGTGGGTCAAGACCAGAGAGCTACAGGTACACCTGGGGCGACAAAGCACTCGGGCAGGGTCGGGCCAAGAGCAGCACGCGAAGTGCTCTGCTTATATCTATGCTATAATGGGTTCTGCTGCTGGAATTGCAGTATTCTAGTTGAGGATTTTCATTAAAGGTATTATGTTTCTTATTTAGAAAAGTGGAACAGATAGCTGAGGAGGCTGAATCACTAAGAGCAAGTTTGGATAAATATAACTTACGGCATCAGAAACGAATGAGAGAAGCTAATGAGAGAGCAGAACTGTTGGGACGAGCTGTATGTTGTTACCATCATGCTCTAGTTTTGTGGCTTATTTTTATCGTCATTTGCTGATAACAACTTCATTTGAAATTGCTAGAATGGGGATTCTGCTCATGTTCTGAGAATTTTTGATGAGGAGGCACAGGCATTACATTCAGTTCGCGCTTCTGCCAGGGAACTAGAAAATGCAAATGCAATTGGGGAAGCCATCCTTTCTTCAATACATGGTCAAAGAGAACGCTTGAAGGTAATTCATTTCATTTCTGTTGTGACAACATTTATATTCTACAGTTTAGGGTTAGCTAGAATAATATCTTTGTGATTATTGGtgacaa harbors:
- the LOC108335115 gene encoding membrin-11, with amino-acid sequence MEGGGGTLSEIHQSAKKLLLRSRDGLERLERLEYSATAGTGAETELSFAVKKDITQIQSLCVEIERLWRSVTAKPQRDLWKRKVEQIAEEAESLRASLDKYNLRHQKRMREANERAELLGRANGDSAHVLRIFDEEAQALHSVRASARELENANAIGEAILSSIHGQRERLKSAHRKALDILNTVGISNSVLRLIERRNRVDQWIKYAGMLLTVIFLFAFVYWRH